In the genome of Streptomyces sp. NBC_00259, the window TCGCCGTCGCGATGCTGCCCTTCTTCGGGCTCAGCGTGGCCGGCAGCTGGCCGTGGGCGCTGCCGGTCCTCGTGCTCGGCATCACGGCCTTCCTCATGATGGGCGTGATCGTCGGCTCCTTCACGAGGACGCCGGAGGCCGTCGCGGCCGTCGCGAACTGCCTGATGATCCCGATGGCGTTCCTGTCGGGCTCGTTCTTCCCGCTGGACATGATGCCGGGCTGGATGCAGGCCCTGTCCCGGGCCCTGCCGCTGCGCTACCTCAACGACGGCATCTCGGCCGCCCTCACCGGCGGCCCGACCGGCGACATCGCCGTCGCCTGCGCCGTACTCGCCGGCTTCGCCCTCGTCCTCGGGGCGATCGCGATGAAGACGTTCCGCTGGAGCGACAAGTCATGACGACCGCCGTGGCCCTGCCGGCCGGCCGCCCCGACGCTCCCTTCGAACGCGCCCGCACCCGGCTCCAGGCCGAACTCGCCGCACGGCATGCGGCGTTCGCCGACGACGCCGTGCCCGTGCCGCGGGTCGTCCCGCTGGGCGCGGCCGACGTCCTCGGCTTCGGTCACCCGGACCCGTACGCCGCCGTGCGGCCGACGGCCGATGTCCATCTCACCTCCCGCGCGGTGCTCATCGGGCCGTGGGGCGGCGACCGGCCCGCAGGCGACGACGGACCCCGGGACGGCGGGCCCCGGGGCGGCGGCGGGGCGTGCGGTCAGTGCCTGGCCATGCGGTGGCAGCGGCTGCGCAGCCGCTCGGAGCGTGAGGCGCTGGAGCTCGGCGGAGAACCGCACGGCGCCGACCGGTGGCCGCTGCTCACGCCGTACGCCGTCGACGCCGTCTGGGCCGTCCACCGGGCCGTGTTCACCGGTCGGCCCACCCCGCCGGCCGACGGCGCGGCCGACCGGGCGCTGCCGCAGGTCACCCGCGTCGACCTCGTCACCCTGGCCACCGCGACCTTCCCGCTGCTGCCCGAGCCGCTGTGTCCCTCGTGCGTCCGACCGGTCCCGGAGAGCGCCGACGCGGCGCGTCTGCGGCTCGTCCCCTCGCCCAAGCCGGCCCCCGGCAGCTACCGGTTGCGGCCCATCGGCTCGTACGACCTGCCGCAGGCGGCGCTGGCCAACCCGGTGTGCGGGGCACTGGGCGCCGGCACCTGGACCAACCCGGCGTCCACCACCACCGCGCCCGTCGCCGGCACCGCCTTCGTGCGCGGCTACGCGGGCCTCAACGACGTCACGTTCAGCGGCCAGGCCAACAGCTACGCCACCAGCCGTACCCTGGCCCATCTGGAGGGCCTGGAGCGCTACGCCGGCACGCACCGCCGCCGCGGCACGAGTCCGGTCACCGCCTCCTACGACGCCCTCGTGGCGGACGGCGTGCCCGTTCTCGACCCGGCCGGGTGCGGCTTCTACTCCCCCGAGACCTATGCGAGCGACCCGCTGGTCAGCCCCTTCGACCCGGGCCGGGAGATCCCGTGGGTGTGGGGCCACTCGCTGCGCGACGACCGCCCGCTGCTGGTCCCGGCGCGGATCGCGCACTACAGCGCCGGGGTGCGGGCGGACAACTTCGTCTTCGAGTGCTCCAACGGATGTGCGACCGGGGGCAGTCCGTCGGAAGCGGTCCTCTTCGCCCTGCTCGAACTGGTCGAGCGGGACGCGTTCCTGCTGGCCTGGTACGGCCGGGCGCGGCTGACCGAGATCGATCTGGACAGCTGCGGCACGGCGGTGCGCGCCATGATCGACCGGGCCGCGCTGCACGGCTACGACGTCCATGCCTACGACACCCGCATGGACCTGGCCGTACCGGTGGTCACCGCGCTCGCGGCCCGCCGTGACGGCGGGCCGGGCACGCTGTCCTTCAGCGCCGCGGCCGGCTTCGATCCGCGCGAGACCGTCGAGTCGGCGCTGTCCGAGGTCCTCACGTACCTCCCGCATCTTCCCTACCAGGTCGCGGAGCGTCATACCGAACTGCGGGCGATGGCGCGCGACTACACGAAGGTGCGGCACCTCAAGGACCATGCCCAGCTCTTCGGGCTTCCCGAAATGGTCGAGCACGCGAGCGAGTTCCTCGATCCGACCGGCGTCCTGCCGCTCGACGAGGTGTTCGGCGACTGGGCGGAGGTACGGCCGAGGACCGACGACCTGCTGGACGACCTGCGTTTCCTGCGCGACCGGCTGGTGGCCGCCGGGTACGACGTCGTCGCCGTCGACCAGACGACGCCGGAGCAGCGGGGCATGGGGCTGCACACGGTCGGCATGACCGTGCCCGGCATCCTGCCGCTGGACTTCGGCTGGGCGCGGCAGCGGGCCCTGCGCATGCCGCGGCTGCGCACCGCGCTGCGCGACGCCGGCCGGCGCGCCGATGTCCTGCCCGGGTCGGCGGTCAAGGCCGTACCGCATCCGTTCCCGTGAACCGGCGCGGCGCCGGCACGGCCGGCGCCGCATGCGGAACATCCCCCTGTGCGACGGGGACGCACAAGGGGATGCGGTCCGGGCGGCCCGGACTTCCTGGTGGATCAGGCGCTGCAGGAGGTGGTGCTGGTGGTGCTGGAGCAGGTGGACGTCGAGGAACACGACGTCGAACCGGCCAGGACGACCTCGGCGGCGTCGGAGTAGTCCGAGATCTCGAAGGTCTCCGACTCCAGCTCCAGGATCTCGTCGGCCAGGGTGGCGAGTTCGGGCTTCGGGGCCATGGGCTTCTCCTTCGGGTTCCGGGACCCGCCGGCCGTTTCCGGCGAAGCTCCCTCGGACCCATTGCAGCCGTACGCCCTCTCACATCACCGCGGCTTCCGCTGTCACCTCACTGACACCTGCTGTCAGTGAAGCGCCGAAGGTCTGCCGCACCGGCCCCGCACGCTGGCAGGAGACACCGACCGTGCCCCACCGCAGTCACAGGAAGAGGCCCGAACTCCGATGACGGCGACCGACGTACCGCCCGGCGTGCTGCGTTCCGCGCTGGAGTTCTATCTCGACCTGCACGCCCATCCCGAGCTGTCCGGCTCCGAGGTGCGCACCGCGGCCGCGCTCGCCGAGCGGCTGCGGCGTGACGGCTGCACCGTGACGGGGGAGGTCGGCGGCCACGGTGTGGTGGGCGTCCTGTCCAACGGATTCGGCCCGACGGTCATGGTGCGCACCGAACTCGACGCGCTTCCCGTGCACGAGCGCACCGGTCTCGCCTACGCGAGCCGAACGCCCGGGGCCATGCACGCCTGCGGACACGACCTCCACACGGCGGCGGCCGCCGGCGCCCTCGCGCTGCTCGCCGGGGTCCGTGACACCTGGAGCGGCACCGTCCTGGTGGTCGGCCAGCCCGCGGAGGAGGACCTCACCGGCGCCGCCGCGATGCTCGCGGACGGTCTGTACGAGCGCTTCGGCACACCGGACGCGGTGCTCGCCCAGCACTGCGCTCCGCTCCCGGCAGGCACGGTGGCCCACGGGCACGGGCCGCTGATGGCCGGCAGTGTCACGCTGGACGTGGTGATCCACGGCACCGGAGGTCACGCCGGTGCTCCGCAGTCGGCCGTCGACCCGGTGGTGATCGCCGCGGCGGCGGTGCTGCGGCTGCAGACCGTGGTGTCGAGGGAGACCGCGCCGGCCGAGCAGGTCGTCCTGACCGTCGGCTCCCTCCATGCCGGCGACCGGGCCAACGTCATCCCCGACGAGGCGCGCATGTCGCTGTCCGTACGGGCGTTCACGGACGCCGCGCTCGGCCGGGTCGTGGCGGCGGTGGAACGTGTCGTACGGGCCGAGTGCGCCGCGTCCGGCTGCCCCAGGGCGCCGGAGTTCACCGTCATCTCGCGGTCGACGCCGCTGGTGCAGCACGCGGCGACCGCACAACTCGTCCGCCGGGCCCACGAAGAGGCCTTCGGCGCGCACCGTGTGACGGGCTGGCCCGGGTCGACCGCCACGGAGGACTTCGGGCACTTCGGCGTGGACGGCGTGCCGATCGCGTACTGGATTCTGGGGGCCACCGGTGCCCGGCAGTGGCGCGCGGCGAGGGAGGGGACCGCGCCCCTGCCGGCCAACCACTCGCCCGAGTTCGCGCCCGACGTCAGAAACGCCCTCCCGGCCGGCATCACCGCCATGGCCGCTGCCGCACTGCGCGTACTGCACGCACGCCCCGAGTGACGCGAAGGGAACGAACGACATGATGACGACCGGCCCGGCGGAGTACGTGGACGTCGTCGCGGTCCGCGACGACCGGTCCGCCCCGGCGGGAGAGACGACGGTGATCCGGCTGCTCGGACTGCTTCCCGGCCACTGGTCCTGCATTCCCGAGGTCGCTCCCGACCGCATCCGTCTGCGGATCGGGCTGGACCCGGCGACCAACCGTACGGCGGTGAGCAGCGCCGTCAGCCGGGTCCTGGCGGACTCGGCGCTGCGCGGCTGGTCCCGCGACCAGGCCTGACCAGGCCGGCGCGACGGGCTCAACGGCTCGACCGGCCCAGGGTCTCGACCGGCCCTGCGGCTCAGGGTCCAGGGTTTCGCGGCTCAGACCCAGCCTCGTTCGCGGGCGAGCAGCGCCGCGTGGGCCCTGTTGGCCGCGCCGAGTTTCTGCATGATGTCGGCGACATGGCGCCGGTAGGTGCGTACGGAGACTCCGAGGTCGCGCGCGCCGGTCTCGTCCTTGCCGACCGAGCACATCGACAGCAGCACCCGACGTTCGGTGCCGGTCAGTCCCTGCTCCCCGGCGTCGGGACGGGTCTCGGCGCCCGCCACGGTGGGGAGTTCGTCGGCCTGGCTCCAGATCTTCTCGAACAGGGCGATGATGTTCGAGACGAGGCCGGTGCTGCGGGCGAGGAGCGCGCCGCGGGACGTGTTCTGCGGGTCGAGCGGCACGAGAGCGGTGCGGCCGTCGTAGACGAGGATGCGCTCCGAGATGTTCTCGGCCACCTTGATGACCGCTCCCTCGGCGGCGAGTTCGCGCAGATAG includes:
- a CDS encoding ABC transporter permease; this translates as MSAYAALTQAGYRAYTRDRTTLFFTFAFPLLFLVVFGLIFHGQNVEESGRPYISYIAPGVLSWGVGNAAVFGVAFVLMQWRRDDILRLIRMTPTPVSAVVASRYVLALVIGAVQSALFVAVAMLPFFGLSVAGSWPWALPVLVLGITAFLMMGVIVGSFTRTPEAVAAVANCLMIPMAFLSGSFFPLDMMPGWMQALSRALPLRYLNDGISAALTGGPTGDIAVACAVLAGFALVLGAIAMKTFRWSDKS
- a CDS encoding TOMM precursor leader peptide-binding protein, whose product is MTTAVALPAGRPDAPFERARTRLQAELAARHAAFADDAVPVPRVVPLGAADVLGFGHPDPYAAVRPTADVHLTSRAVLIGPWGGDRPAGDDGPRDGGPRGGGGACGQCLAMRWQRLRSRSEREALELGGEPHGADRWPLLTPYAVDAVWAVHRAVFTGRPTPPADGAADRALPQVTRVDLVTLATATFPLLPEPLCPSCVRPVPESADAARLRLVPSPKPAPGSYRLRPIGSYDLPQAALANPVCGALGAGTWTNPASTTTAPVAGTAFVRGYAGLNDVTFSGQANSYATSRTLAHLEGLERYAGTHRRRGTSPVTASYDALVADGVPVLDPAGCGFYSPETYASDPLVSPFDPGREIPWVWGHSLRDDRPLLVPARIAHYSAGVRADNFVFECSNGCATGGSPSEAVLFALLELVERDAFLLAWYGRARLTEIDLDSCGTAVRAMIDRAALHGYDVHAYDTRMDLAVPVVTALAARRDGGPGTLSFSAAAGFDPRETVESALSEVLTYLPHLPYQVAERHTELRAMARDYTKVRHLKDHAQLFGLPEMVEHASEFLDPTGVLPLDEVFGDWAEVRPRTDDLLDDLRFLRDRLVAAGYDVVAVDQTTPEQRGMGLHTVGMTVPGILPLDFGWARQRALRMPRLRTALRDAGRRADVLPGSAVKAVPHPFP
- a CDS encoding thiazolylpeptide-type bacteriocin — its product is MAPKPELATLADEILELESETFEISDYSDAAEVVLAGSTSCSSTSTCSSTTSTTSCSA
- a CDS encoding amidohydrolase; the protein is MTATDVPPGVLRSALEFYLDLHAHPELSGSEVRTAAALAERLRRDGCTVTGEVGGHGVVGVLSNGFGPTVMVRTELDALPVHERTGLAYASRTPGAMHACGHDLHTAAAAGALALLAGVRDTWSGTVLVVGQPAEEDLTGAAAMLADGLYERFGTPDAVLAQHCAPLPAGTVAHGHGPLMAGSVTLDVVIHGTGGHAGAPQSAVDPVVIAAAAVLRLQTVVSRETAPAEQVVLTVGSLHAGDRANVIPDEARMSLSVRAFTDAALGRVVAAVERVVRAECAASGCPRAPEFTVISRSTPLVQHAATAQLVRRAHEEAFGAHRVTGWPGSTATEDFGHFGVDGVPIAYWILGATGARQWRAAREGTAPLPANHSPEFAPDVRNALPAGITAMAAAALRVLHARPE